One part of the Acidobacteriota bacterium genome encodes these proteins:
- a CDS encoding DNA gyrase inhibitor YacG, translated as MAKKRTRSLRCPICRTIVLRADPEFPFCSERCRTIDLGKWASGAYVVSTPITDPEAYEDAERQAEEMRRKTSDGEDSGRD; from the coding sequence ATGGCCAAGAAACGAACCCGCTCCCTCCGCTGTCCCATCTGCCGCACCATCGTGCTGCGCGCCGATCCCGAGTTCCCTTTCTGCAGCGAGCGCTGCCGCACCATCGACCTGGGCAAGTGGGCGAGCGGCGCTTACGTGGTGTCTACTCCTATCACCGACCCGGAGGCCTACGAAGACGCCGAGCGCCAGGCCGAGGAAATGCGCCGCAAAACGTCGGACGGAGAAGACAGTGGCCGAGACTGA
- a CDS encoding phosphatidylglycerophosphatase A → MAETDPRSADPPKTNPHFGDLHDPLPPEPEFEPADSDNDDDDRPPRHGSRNGSRTYDAWLIATFFGVGFTPKAPGTAGSAATVLLWALAAHFIRPDYQAMVALLVACTAIIAGIPTASVVCRESGLDDPQIVVIDEVAGQMITLLLVPLGWKAFLAGFILFRVFDTLKPFPLRRLEKLPGGSGVVMDDVGAGIYGFIVMQLLLYFHVL, encoded by the coding sequence GTGGCCGAGACTGATCCGCGCAGCGCTGACCCGCCCAAGACCAATCCGCACTTCGGCGACCTGCACGACCCGCTTCCCCCCGAGCCCGAATTCGAGCCCGCGGATTCGGACAACGACGACGATGATCGTCCGCCACGCCACGGTTCGCGAAACGGTTCGCGCACCTACGATGCCTGGCTCATCGCCACCTTCTTCGGCGTGGGCTTCACGCCCAAGGCGCCGGGGACGGCCGGCTCGGCGGCGACGGTGCTGCTCTGGGCGCTAGCCGCGCACTTCATCCGTCCTGACTACCAAGCCATGGTGGCGTTGCTGGTCGCGTGCACGGCCATCATCGCCGGCATCCCTACGGCGAGCGTCGTGTGCCGCGAGAGCGGTCTCGACGATCCGCAGATCGTGGTGATCGACGAGGTCGCCGGACAGATGATCACCCTGCTGCTCGTGCCGCTCGGTTGGAAAGCCTTCCTCGCGGGCTTTATACTTTTTCGTGTCTTCGACACGCTGAAGCCGTTTCCGCTGCGCCGTCTTGAAAAACTGCCGGGGGGTTCCGGCGTGGTCATGGACGACGTGGGCGCCGGCATCTACGGGTTCATCGTCATGCAGCTCTTGCTCTATTTTCACGTGTTATAA